In Oncorhynchus kisutch isolate 150728-3 unplaced genomic scaffold, Okis_V2 scaffold2886, whole genome shotgun sequence, the following proteins share a genomic window:
- the LOC109878998 gene encoding LOW QUALITY PROTEIN: complement C1q tumor necrosis factor-related protein 1 (The sequence of the model RefSeq protein was modified relative to this genomic sequence to represent the inferred CDS: deleted 2 bases in 2 codons; substituted 1 base at 1 genomic stop codon): DKGDRGDKGMPGKNGKEGPQGYRGPMGPQGTKGQAGSPGDACKPQHSSFSVGRRKSLHSIDYYQALVFDTVFVNLYEHFNMFKGKFYCFVPGIYFFNVNIHTWNFKETYLHLMHNDKEQVILYAQPSERSIMQSQSVMMDLRXTTRSGVSSQEGEGERVYSDDVDVYITFNGYLVAPSVSGDQSGGGGGGNSGLDLVVLSMPKVQ, encoded by the exons GTGATAAAGGTGACAGAGGAGATAAAGGCATGCCAGGGAAAAATGGTAAAGAAGGTCCCCAAGGTTACCGGGGTCCCATGGGTCCTCAAGGGACTAAGGGCCAGGCGGGCTCCCCGGGAGATGCCTGTAAGCCACAGCACTCCTCCTTCTCTGTAGGGAGACGTAAATCCCTCCACAGTATAGACTACTACCAGGCCCTGGTGTTTGACACGGTGTTC GTCAACCTCTACGAGCACTTCAACATGTTCAAAG GTAAATTCTACTGCTTCGTCCCAGGTATCTACTTCTTCAACGTGAACATCCACACGTGGAACTTCAAGGAGACCTACCTCCACCTGATGCACAACGATAAGGAGCAGGTGATCCTGTACGCCCAGCCCAGTGAGAGGTCCATT ATGCAGAGTCAGAGTGTGATGATGGACCTGCGCTGAACGACGAGGTCTGGGGTCAGCTctcaagagggagagggagaacgcGTCTATAGTGATGACGTGGACGTCTATATTACCTTTAATGGATACCTGGTGGCGCCTAGTGTCTCAGGTGATcagagtggagggggagggggaggaaactCTGGGTTGGATTTGGTCGTTTTATCCATGCCTAAAGTTCAGTGA